In a single window of the Elaeis guineensis isolate ETL-2024a chromosome 4, EG11, whole genome shotgun sequence genome:
- the LOC105044264 gene encoding uncharacterized protein, whose amino-acid sequence MDPTSRGSFQYKPLSPYLLSTALFLLSFFLLHYSSAMVVAATTASSTVESQARALLHWKSTLQNPHAQQLSSWSLSNNTCMWYGITCAESGGRVVITGVNLPRAGLVGKLDGLDFSALPSLTRLHLRRNYLSGTIPPTIRTLSALTSLDLSHNHLSSNLPLALASLSNLTEMDLSWNKFTGVLPPEIGQLKSLHALRLLGNNLAGPIPPTLGNLTNLRFLYLGINQFSGNIPHELGNLVNLLNLKISHNKLTGSIPSSLGNLIKLNILYLHNNNLSGTIPHELGNLMNLHYLQIGDNQLSGFIPSILGNLTNLRLLYLHSNLFSGNIPHELSNLVNLLDLAISNNNLIGSIPSSLSNLIKLKTLFLGANNLSGTIPHELGNLVNLHVLEILKNQLSGCIPSTLGNLTMLNILLLDINNLSGTIPHELANLMNLSNIDISENQLSGSIPFTLGNLTTLTDFRAFSNQFSGSLPQELGNHTNLIHLEVNDNNFSGHFPPQNCKGGALQSLTIENNYFEGPIPRSLKNCSSLFRVRLEGNKFNGNIFEAFGIYPNLDYIDMSYNQLYGQISPSWAYCLNLTKFRISENLLTGKIPSELGKLLQLRVLDLSSNQLTGDIPKELGIMSSLFNLTLSDNKISGVIPSEFGNLSNLEILDLSDNDISGPIPPQLEGCNKLRILNLKKNKLNGSIPPQIGELQGLQDLLDLSYNFLGGEIPPQLASLTYLISLNLSHNNLSGAVPSSFGSMLSLSLIDVSYNNLEGRVPRSKLFQNARAEWFIHNKDLCGEVPNLPSCGTTTVSTRYSTKNHIMLFVITPILGSLVLLSMSIIIIVALYRRRKPTEKKDSTAIIGDLFSILNFDGRVAYDYIINASENFDEKYCIGSGTYGKVYKIELPTEQMVAVKKLHPTEGVFDEKNFQSEIQTLTGIRHRNIVKLHWFCSSSSCKFLIYEYIKKGSLTSNLRSQETAEELNWERRIHIIKDVAHALSYIHHDCNPSIVHRDISGNNILLDSDFKAYLSDFGTARILRSDLSNWSTLAGTFGYAAPELSYMIKANEKCDVYSFGIVILEVIMGKHPGDLISPYHQQQTFNKCYSSIY is encoded by the exons ATGGATCCTACTAGTCGTGGGTCTTTCCAATACAAACCCCTCTCTCCGTATCTTCTGTCCACTGCCCTCTTCCTGCTATCCTTCTTCCTTCTTCACTACTCATCAGCAATGGTGGTTGCTGCTACCACTGCTTCTTCAACCGTTGAATCCCAAGCGAGAGCTCTCCTCCACTGGAAATCCACCCTTCAAAATCCACATGCCCAACAACTCAGTTCTTGGTCTCTCTCCAACAACACCTGCATGTGGTATGGTATCACCTGCGCTGAGAGTGGAGGCCGAGTTGTGATCACTGGCGTCAACCTACCCCGTGCAGGCTTGGTAGGTAAGCTTGATGGCCTCGACTTCTCTGCCCTCCCATCTCTCACTCGCCTCCACCTCCGACGCAACTATTTGTCCGGAACAATCCCGCCCACCATACGCACGCTTTCCGCTCTCACCTCCCTCGATCTCTCCCATAATCACCTTTCCAGCAATCTGCCCCTCGCTCTCGCCAGTCTCTCCAACCTCACCGAGATGGACCTCTCCTGGAACAAATTCACTGGCGTACTGCCTCCTGAGattggtcagctcaagagtctacATGCCCTTCGTTTACTCGGAAACAATCTCGCTGGTCCCATCCCTCCGACCCTTGGTAACTTGACCAACCTAAGATTCCTTTACCTTGGCATAAATCAATTCTCTGGTAATATTCCCCATGAATTAGGTAACCTAGTTAACCTCTTAAATCTAAAAATCTCACACAATAAATTAACAGGTTCCATTCCTTCAAGTCTCGGAAATCTCATCAAACTCAATATCTTGTACCTCCACAATAATAATTTATCTGGTACCATCCCTCATGAATTAGGCAACTTAATGAATTTACATTATCTACAAATCGGTGATAATCAATTATCCGGCTTCATTCCTTCCATTCTTGGTAACCTAACCAACCTAAGATTGCTCTACCTCCACAGCAACCTATTCTCTGGTAATATTCCCCATGAACTAAGCAATCTAGTTAACCTATTGGATCTAGCAATCTCAAACAATAATTTAATAGGTTCCATCCCTTCCAGTTTAAGCAATCTCATCAAACTCAAGACCTTGTTTCTCGGTGCAAATAATTTATCTGGCACGATCCCTCATGAATTAGGCAACTTAGTGAACTTACATGTTCTAGAAATCTTAAAAAATCAACTATCCGGCTGCATCCCTTCCACTTTAGGAAACCTTACCATGCTTAACATCTTGCTCCTAGACATCAATAATTTATCTGGTACCATTCCTCATGAATTAGCTAATCTGATGAACTTAAGTAATATAGATATCTCAGAAAATCAGCTGTCTGGCTCCATCCCTTTTACCTTAGGAAACCTCACCACTTTAACTGATTTTCGTGCTTTTAGCAATCAATTTTCAGGCTCTTTGCCCCAAGAACTGGGTAATCACACCAACCTGATTCACCTAGAGGTGAATGACAATAACTTCTCTGGTCACTTTCCTCCACAGAATTGTAAAGGAGGTGCACTTCAATCTCTTACCATAGAAAACAACTACTTTGAGGGCCCCATTCCAAGGAGTTTAAAAAATTGCTCCAGCTTATTTAGAGTTCGCCTTGAAGGAAACAAGTTTAATGGAAATATCTTTGAAGCCTTTGGGATATATCCAAATCTGGACTATATTGACATGAGCTACAACCAATTATATGGCCAAATCTCTCCAAGTTGGGCATATTGTCTAAATTTGACAAAATTCAGGATTTCAGAAAATCTACTTACTGGGAAAATACCCTCCGAATTAGGAAAGTTGCTTCAACTAAGAGTCCTGGACCTTTCTTCAAATCAACTTACAGGAGATATACCGAAAGAGTTAGGTATCATGAGCTCATTGTTCAACTTGACCTTAAGTGATAACAAAATATCTGGAGTAATTCCCTCGGAGTTTGGAAATTTGTCCAATTTGGAAATTCTTGATTTATCCGACAATGACATCAGTGGCCCAATACCACCACAATTAGAGGGGTGTAATAAACTGCGCATcttgaatttgaaaaaaaataaattaaatgggAGCATTCCTCCTCAAATTGGAGAGTTACAAGGGTTGCAAGATTTACTTGATCTGAGCTATAATTTTCTTGGAGGAGAGATACCACCACAACTGGCAAGTCTGACATATTTAATATCTTTGAACTTGTCCCACAATAATCTATCAGGTGCCGTTCCTTCATCTTTTGGAAGCATGTTGAGTTTGTCATTAATAGATGTATCATATAATAATTTGGAGGGTCGAGTTCCAAGAAGCAAATTATTTCAAAATGCTAGAGCAGAGTGGTTTATCCATAACAAAGATTTATGTGGTGAAGTGCCAAATTTGCCTTCTTGTGGTACAACCACTGTAAGCACTCGATATTCAACTAAAAACCACATTATGCTCTTTGTCATCACTCCTATATTGGGAAGCTTGGTTCTTTTAAGTATGTCTATTATCATTATTGTAGCTCTTTATAGAAGACGTAAACCTACAGAGAAAAAGGATAGCACTGCTATTATTGGTGATTTGTTTTCAATATTGAATTTTGATGGAAGAGTTGCCTATGACTACATCATCAATGCTTCTGAAAATTTTGATGAGAAATATTGTATTGGGAGTGGAACATATGGTAAAGTTTATAAAATAGAACTCCCGACTGAACAAATGGTGGCTGTTAAAAAACTTCATCCAACAGAAGGAGTATTTGACGAGAAAAATTTCCAAAGCGAGATTCAGACATTAACTGGAATTCGACATCGTAACATTGTAAAACTTCATTGGTTTTGCTCCAGTTCAAGTTGTAAATTTCTTATATATGAGTATATCAAGAAGGGAAGTTTAACTAGCAACCTTCGCAGTCAAGAAACAGCAGAGGAATTGAATTGGGAGAGAAGAATTCATATTATCAAAGATGTGGCCCATGCTTTATCATACATACACCATGATTGCAATCCATCCATAGTTCATCGGGATATTTCcggtaataatatattattagacTCTGATTTCAAGGCGTATCTTTCAGACTTTGGTACTGCAAGAATTCTAAGATCTGATTTATCAAATTGGAGCACACTAGCAGGCACATTTGGATATGCTGCTCCCG AACTTTCGTACATGATAAAGGCAAATGAGAAATGTGATGTATATAGCTTTGGCATAGTAATATTAGAAGTAATAATGGGAAAGCATCCAGGTGATCTTATTTCCCCCTATCATCAGCAGCAGACATTCAACAAATGTTATTCATCGATATATTAG